The region GTAAACGGATCGATAGACggcggattttgtgcgtttcTGGCAGCAACGAACAGGTGAAATGTAAAACATAAAACATTGAAAGAAACATCGAAAAAATTTCCGGGTATCAATGTATCCTCACGAGTTTATTAAAATCGTTACAGGAAGAAACAAATATTCGTCTGGTTCCAATACTTGCAATTGCtggagaaaatttttgtttcgcataaaactctgcagtctactgatcaaCATTCGTgcgtaaaaatatattgaaatccATAACTTTCATAACTGTACCACGAATAACAGAATTCGGTAATGTAAATTCAccgaaaaatttctaaaataacgTTACCTTGATCGCGAACTAAATTTTAACCAAAATCTCGCTTCTAACGCGAGAAtttgaattaattaataaatctgAAAGCTTCACGCGGACCCTAATGAAAACGTGAGGTGATGTAAAAGGATTAGCGAGGAGAAAAGAAAGGCGAAGAGAATTCGAGGCGGGACTTTAgaaaaacatttacatatttatatatatataaaatataatacaatttgTTACAGTGTAGATGATAGTGTAGCGTTTAGACGTTAATATCCAGTGTAAATTAGGTATAAATCTAAGAGCGGTATGGAAGGACAGGGCGCCCGGTATGCGTACGAATTCTGAGCGTGCGTCCGCGCCTGTGCGTTTCGCAATGCGTTCCCGGAGCGCACGGGCGCGCGTCGCTGCGGTTTTGCGCTTCTTTcatcatttctttctttcttttatttcgtcGCTTTTTGTTCAAACATGGTTACATGTAAATTATAAAGATACAAGATACTATTTAGCTAGCTACCGGAATTCGAGTGTAGGTGCCTATAAAGAGTCCGGGACGTAATTTTAAATCTAAAAACTATATACAGGATACCTATGTACACGCACACGCTATCCGCTCGATTCCTTTACCCATTCCTGGTGTTTTGTTGCTTGCGTTGCTGCCCGGTGacccaatatatatatatgtatatatatattcggGGAACGGGCCGCTGGTATCGTTCTCTAATCTTTTACTACATACAGTACATACACATGTCCGATTTCCTGGCCCCTCGTCGCGTTTTCGTCGGCCGCGTGTCAATCGAGTCGTGTTTACCGAGGTCGGCGTCTCTAATGGCCGTGCGTCGCTGAATCCGATCGAGCTAATCAGGCAAATCGGAACGACGCGAAACAATTTCGCGAACAACtgaatctctctttctctgaatCTTCGTTCTTCTTCGTCTCCGTGTCTCAGGTACTGCTCTCTCGCCGCTTATTCAGAACCGAATGAACGCGCCTCCGAGTGTATATTGTACAATGTGCAATCTGATCTGACGCAGAAACGACCGGATAATCCGTGAACGAACGCCGGCCCCGGTAGGACCACGGTCGATTTACAATTCGATTTACGTTCGACGCGTTCGATAGCGCGACGGGCGCCAGGAGTTCTCGGCTTAAAAGACGAACCAGCTAACGTACACACGATGCAAGATCATTTTTGtgttttttgtgttttttttttcaattctttttctcTTTAGTATAAATGCGTAATATTCGTTCCCTATGTATCTAACATAATTATACCAGGTATAAATGACATTTACTTGTGACACTTTGCTTGATTGTTCTGGTCAATATCACCGGCAGTTCCTATCACCATTCTTTAACACTCCAACCGGAAAATCATCTTTTCTCGGAATCCCCTCTTAGACGCAatgtcgacgacgacgacgacgacaacgaggacggcgtcgcgacgccgtgaCCGAAATCAAACGTCGACGTCGCGGCGCGGAAGAAGTCGCGGAACGACTCCGTCCGTCGCCGCTCTCTCGCACAGCCGATTTTAACGAGCTCCTTCGGCGATGATAAATCATCGCTTGTCCCCTTGGCGGATCGCACGGTTACGTGGTACACGCAGCGCAGAAATTCGAGGGAAAGAAAGCGACAGTGGTTCTCGTCTCGTTTCACAAGCTCCTCCGTACCTCTCTCTATTCTCACTCGCTCTTTGCAGATCAACCTACGCTCGATCGTCGGGCGACTGCGAACACTATGCCGGGCCACGAGTCATGAAAATGTAACAACCGCGGTCAATTTAATCGATCGTCGTACCTACTTCCTCGTACTTTGTGGATTTTTGCGATTATTTCCGCGACTGTTTCACTCTGGAATTTGACTTGCAGGTTTTGCGCGATCGTATCGAACACGTCCTTTGGTGGATCGAAATCCGTCGGTGTTTATCAAAGTGTTGCTATCAATGGAAACATTTATCGTAACACCGAATGTTTCGGAATTGCACAGCGGAACGGATATACTCAGTTTAAATAGACGAAAGACtgttgtacagtgatttctctatatatgtcgccaaggcctggatgataaacgtcgcggaattatccccacttccccacgaagctcgagaggtctggcaagacccgcgttgctgACGTATATCGAGAGTTCGCTGTATTTCAATCTCGTCACTGTAAAATCGATTTGAAAACTCCGATAGTTTAGTACGAAAATGTAAGTATAAACAGCACatgctttttaatatttcagtaTCGCATGATTTCGGTCTACTGTGCGCtggaattgaataaaaatttgagtTCGCGAGGATCGTACGGAAAACTTCCGCAGAGATAAAATCTCAGCGGTCTTGTACAGCCAATGAAATCACAGAAACCGTGCCCCGAAGTGAATTAACGTTTCAATTAGTTAGTTTGGGACCGAGAGAAGCCAACAGAGGGTCCGCACTCGCCCAACACAGCCATCGCGCTCGAATCGCATATGATCGGCGACGACGATTCTCCGAGCACAATGTCCATTTTCACATCTCGTGTATGAGTACGCGTGTGTTCGTGTATATGTAGACTCGATGATGCTCGATGTAACAAATGAAGAACGGCGAACGTAAGAAGGGTATGGCAGTTCGAAGTTGGGTAAGCCGACGACGTTAGCGAAGTTGGCAATGTGGTTGGCGGCAGTTAGTTCTTCCCGGCAAACTCGATTCGACGATTACACGATGGACAATGATGATGAGGATCGAAAGAAAGGTGGGttgttcgtttttctttttttttttttttggtttttctttttcgctcATTTTTTGACGCCTAATTGTGTGTTTCCGCGTAGTGTTTGGTGATCTCGCTCGACTGCCCTCTACGGTCTTCTACACATACAGATCCCCTATGACATTCACGAATAATCGTAGTATTAAATTGTAAAATGTGGCTACGCGTTTATCCATTACCGATTAGTCGACTACAGGAGGTTTCCTACTACGCTAGGGAGAAAGTTTGATCATCGACAACACCGGTCGTCGCCGTGGACGTCCCACGGACTGCTTCGACGACCGTGATGGAAAAAATCGTACGCGAATCAAGTCGTGTAGTTCCCCGTGAAATAATTTCTCCGATGGAAACGGGCTTGCTGACCTCCCCGATTTCTCGTTCTGTCCCTTTTGTCCGGGCAGCAAGTCGCGTTCTTTTTTTCCCCGACGCTAATGGAATTCAGGAAAAGTGCACGCGTTAGGGGGACCGCGTTGACTACAACGTGCCGCCTATCGATCGCCGTGCCGCGGCGTAAGTCCTCTCGTTGCACGCCACCGCGCATGCaatttgtattttctattttcggCGGATCGAAAGAAGTCGAAGAACCTCTCTCTTCCCGGCACCTTCTacctaaatattattttctgttcGATTTTCTAACATCTACACAGAgaggagaatgagagagagagagagagagagagagagagagagagcgtctcAGAAACGTGGATCGATCGAACAGAAAGCGAATCGCATAGAAGTGGCTATCGTCGAGCTTCAATTGTCGAATTCAATCTAATCCAGGCGCGATAGGGAAACATTCTGAATGAAGTATAGTCGCGAGTCGAGCCTGTCCccgtacttttatctttctctaTCGTttctttgtgtgtgtgtgtgtttttcgTGTTACTTTAATCGCGTCGCAGAAAAACTCGTTGCATTGTTTCGAAGGTTTTTATTGTCTCGAGTGTGAACGGCGGAATGGAAAACGCGGACAGAATTTGTTGAGACTACGTCGGAAAGGCGCGAGAGAGGGGTtaggggttggggggggggagaaCTTCGTTGGATTAGCTGGGAGCGTCGAAACCCAATGAAATAATTCAGCACGCatgaaaaattcgaaatgttcTCCAAGAATACCGCCCCTTTGAAGCCGAGCACAAAGGAACGGAAGTGCGCGTCGTCCATCAATGGTGTGACGCAGAAATCGATCGAATTGTGGTATTCGAGGAACGTCGCGGCGACAAGTGTTCCCGCTGATGAAAGACCAGGGGCGGCGCTAATACCCCAAATTTTCGTCAGGAACTGATCTGTTTGGCTCGAGCCGAAATTCCAAAAATTCCGTGCCACGCGGAGTCATTCGGGCACCCGAACAAGACTGCAACTCAAAAATCCAGTTCCAATAGTAAAATTCGAACATGTACTATCAAACcctccgattttcgaaaaacaaGTACcaaatcaaatttaaaaaatgctcgATACTCGCAACAAAGCAGACTAACCAGTTCCGCTAAAACGGAGAAATCAGTTcgtgagagaaaagaaaatgataTTGCACGCATTTAATGTAAGaacgatatatttatttatatacaaaACTTCTCGGttaacaaaatatataaatgtgCGCAGAAATAAAGACAGACCAGAGAGGGTGGTCTCGAGAAGCGGCTCGTACGATCGAATTCGGCTCGGTATTCGTTTCCGGTCGTACTCGCGAATGTCCCGCAAACAATGTCCACAGTATACAACACTCTATCAAGCCCTCGCGTTCGAGCGTGACGATTATGGTCGTGTTCCATCTTGCATCGATCCCCGGGTGCCCGATAAAGCACGGACGTCGGATAATCGGACGCGGCGAGGAATCTTCCGGGCTTGGACAGGATCGTTATGGAATCGGACCTCGCAGGAAAACCCGAGACCGATCGGACGCCGGTCGTAGCCGCGATTTAGGCGCGCGTCGTGAAGCCGAGGCTGCGTTTATGCTCGCGGCGAAGCGGCTCGAGAACGCGGTCGATCGCGCGTGTCCAACAAGCGAAAGAGAGTGTGTGTCGACGTGGCAAGAAGTAACTCTatacaattaaataaaaaataaataatcgcaCGCCCGCTGCGGCGCGGGCACTCGGACGTCAACGTTACACGTAAGAAAACTGTACAGAATATTACAAAGGACCGTGGCGGTTTCGCGCGCACACAAACGTTGGTCGAGCGCGTCCTCTTCGTCTTCGAGTtgtcgcgtgcgcgcgcgctcgcgcggatCGACCAACGTTTACGTGGTCTCCGGTTCGAAAACGCACTCGTTCGTAGCTCTAATAGTAACAGAATATACAGACTCCCGGCGGGAACCAAACGGAACTGATCGCGCGACATTCTGAGCAGCTCCGTCGGAGAAGAAGGCCTAACAAGCGGTTAGGGATGCTCGGTTCCGATTCGATTCGTTAGGGGATTGATTCTTCCGGTCAATGGATCGATCTTTTCGATTTTCCCCTGAATCGAGTTTTTTGATTCGGTATTTTTCACGAGAATCGATTCCCACGTTTCGATTCGGAATCGATTTGAGAACCCATTCTTCGAGGCGAATCGAACATCCCTAATACTGGAGCTTCTTGTCGGGCGAGCACGGTCCGCTTGGTCCCTTCTCCCGGCCAGAGAAATAAAACAGCCAACAATATAAATTCTTTCGAGTCCAGAGTCACCAAAATATAATAATCCCACTCGATCGACAGGATCCTGCGTCAGCTCTTCGGTTCTCTATCCGTGGATATCTTTCGTTCGAGATCGTTAACTGCTAGAAACAGGCCAACAAACACCGGAACGCTCTGTGCTCGAGCTACGTTCTTATCGCTCACCTAAATGGACTAGAAACTTGCGTTTTCTTGGGCCGTCGCTCTGGATAGAACCCCGATGTCAAGAACGCAACGGAAGCTTAACTAAAATTTTCAACCGCGACGTGTGTGAAGCGGTGCACATGCAGAGTCTCGTCGCTGAGCCGATACAACGCACGAGATACAACGGCCGTTGTCTTCGATATGTGTGGACCAAAGAAACTTACGAAATCATGGCCTAACGAAGCGTTGAAACTCGGCAACCCCTATCGACGAGTTCTTCGCTTGTGTGTTCACTATTCTCTGAATTTGCATTAACACCTTACTAAACTGCGGGTTTTAAATAATCCGTAGAAAGTCTCGTCGATACGGATTGGCGATTCGCCGATTTTCGCCGGAAAGCTAAAATATTCTACCTCGTCTTTTGAAGACGAGCGTGACCTACCCCCAAAAAACCAAGTCGTTCGGAAACGAAAGATATCCATCGAGCGTCCTGTACGAGCACGCGATACATCATAACAATAGTGCACGAGCAGAGATCGCGAGAAGGGAGGGTGGTCGATCGTTGAGCGAGGACAACGTGGATGCCGATTCCCGACGGGCGTTCCTCTTCGAAGGAGGTGTGTACGTTTTGGCAAAGACTATGGTCGCGGCGACGAATCCCATTCGTTCCGCGCCGGTCGTTCGACGCCATCAAAAATATGTCTGGTTCCCCGGAGGTTCGGCGTGCCGTCGGGATCGGTTCCGCGGTAAAAATTGCACACGGATCTCCGCGTAGCCGGTGTTTGCAAAGGTTTCGGGGGGGAGAGGGAAGGGGTGGCGGGTCACGAAGGGTTGCGCTTCGACCACCCTGTCCTCGGTCAACAGCCAGCGAACGACAATAGTTATCATTTAGCCTAAGTGACGCGTCAGAGTGTACACCGGCACGTACTTACATGCATCTCCTCCCTGATCCAGCACGATCAACGAGAAGGATAAAACGGCCGACCTAGATAAACAGAATCGATCGATCTGTCGGTCGATCGGCGTCGATGGGACGGGCCAGTGTTCACCTGAACGCGGCGCCGCCGACAAGCATCGCTGCCAGAGCCAGGACCACCGGAAACGATACCGATCTTGCTGAGGAACTTCCGGCGGCGGGACCGTCGCTGCTGCGGGACACCTTGCTGCGAACCAATTGTCCCCGTTCGACGGCGTTCGTCTCGTCGCTGTCCGGGTCTACCGGAGCCCCGATGTCCGTGTCCTCGGGCAACAACATCGACAGCTTGTTCCTCAGCGGCTTCTTCGAGCAGGGCAGGCTCGCGTCCTCGTACGGCCTCAGGATGCGCGGGTAATGAACCTCCAGGTTCCCTGTCCCGGGAAGGGGACCCTTGCTCGTCGAACACAACGGCGTGATCGTGCCGACACGCGTCACCTCCTGGAAGTACTGGAAGTTGGTCACCCAGTCGTAACTCATTAGACGCTCCTCCAGCGTCATTCCCGCCAACTCTTTCGGCTCCTCGATTATCACCGTGCGATTGTCACTCCTGCAACACAAGGTCAACGAGACGTGAAAGACTCTGTCGGACTTCTGGGTCCGTTCGGCGATCACATTTTCAGAGCTGGGCCAGAGTTTGCTCCTAACCAGGCTTTGCGTTTTAGGTATAGTCTCCAGGACACTTCCGGAGGAAGATTGAGGGTGCATTTGTTTCATTGCTCATATTCGTGACAAGGTCTTTATCGAAATGTCAAAGTgttaagctatgtccacacgGAAGCAAAAAGTTGCAGGATGTTGGTTCAGTGTGGATATAGCATTAGACGACAAAGCGTAGAAAATTGATTTGACTGTCTTTGAGTAAAAGTTGTGGACGATGGCATAATAGAGGCTCGATTGATGGTTCGTATATGTGGGGTTCAGCATTAATTGGTAACTATAGACAATTTCGTTGCGAATCTTTTTCTCGATTAACGCCGACGAATAAGTTTGAAGCTTCGATGTTTAAAATTGCTTGCATCAATTTCTACTTTGAGATAATAAACAAGAATTGAATTAATGCAAGTATAGAAATGGATAGAATGAATGGCCAAATGGCTAAATGTCCACACTGGCCATTCAGTGAACAAAATCATCACGTGTTTTCCTGATGGAATTTTTATCACCGTACCTGAATCCGTCGGGCGATAAAACAATTTGAAGAATTCAATCAGCATAGAAAAGTATTGCGAGAACATGGTAAAGTTAATGACATTACGGAGAATCAGTTTGGACCAGTTTAGGTTCGCAATTAATAGAACGATCGCGTACGAGTCGTATTACTGTCAATTAACCGGGTAACAACGGTCCGGCCGCGTTTAATTTCTGCGTTCGATGCACCCGTCGCGTCCCGCGATGTCACACAAAGATGACGATGATCTCTGTCGCAGTTAACGAGCCAACTGGCAACGAGCTGCCGATATTAGTGGCGGTAATAACAGTAATTCAGCCAccgagagggggagagagagagagagagagagggagggagagagggagagcatgACGGAAGGCAGAGTGTGTTTAGCGAAACAGGACGTTCGGTGCATTAAAGTTCGCGACACGTCGCAGGAAACGTCTTCGTGACACACGTAACGTTACATAATGCAATGAACGATGCGTCTGGCGCAACATGACCGGCGCTCGTTCAGCAAACGGCAGGTCGTGCGGTCGTGACGCGCGACCGATCGCCGTCCCTAATTGCCAATTTAAAGTAATCAGAGTAAAAGGAGCGAACGTCTGGCCAGCGCCGGGCTATAGAAACGACCAGGGAGCGGGGCTTGATCATTAGCGCGGTAACAACGGCCCGTGTAAATTAATATCAAACGGACTTCGAACCGGAATCCGCCATTAATGACCGTCATTATTCCACGTGGAAACCCGTGGCCCCGACGACGCCCGTAAATATTTTGACAGACACATGTACTCACTGCACCAGCTTCTGGATCCCCAGACTCTGCAGAACCGTCGGTAACGAAGGCAACGAGTAGCAGAGCGATAGTTCGATGCGAGGATAATAAAGTGTGGACACCAGGCAGGTCTCGTGTCGCGTTGTCAAACCGCCCAACGTGATCGCCTGCCTCGACTCGGACGAGTACGTGCACTCCGCTATCAGATGATCGCCCTGAAACAAAACGCAAAAGCTCACGGTCACTACGGCGGTGTTTTATGAGCCGGAcaatttaaaatcaatttttacaacCGACGGGCTCGCTCGCTCAAATTTATTGACACCGCCGCGACCAGTGTGTATTTTAGACCCTTGTCTGTTGCTAGATTAGATCTAAACGAGAGAAGAATTCTTTGTTTCGAACGTTTGATAGTTTTTAATTGATCAGCTTGGCGAACCTCTCTGCTGATTTTCCTATCAACTTAAAATCTATTTTCACGACTGGAGGCTCGCTCTCTGAAATTTATTGACACCGCCGCGACGAGTTCGTATTTTAGACCCTTGTCTGTTGCCAGATTAGATCTAAACGAGAGAAGAATTCTTTGTATCGAACGATCGTATAGGAGTAACGTTTTTTTAATTGATCAGCTTGGCGAACCTCTCTGCCGATTTTCCTATCAACTTAAAATCTATTTTCACGACTGGAGGCTCGCTCTCTGAAATTTATTGACACCCTTTAGACTCTTGCTGTCCCTGTTGTTAGATCGTTCTGTCTCGTTGATGTTTACCCATTAGGGGCAATATCTTTTTACAGAGAATTACGAACGACGAAACAAGTTAGAAGTGCTAACCGCTGCAGCTGCGAGATGAATCATAAGGCAAACAGCACGACTACGAACGTACTCGTTATCGGTCAGTTTCGCGGCGGCGGCTGGTCGTCATTAAATTACTGTCTAATGAAATACAGAGGTGGGACGGGTCCTCGAAACAGCACCGTCGCGTCGGGGCAGGCACAGCACTCACCGGATAGACCCTGACGGGCTTCTGCAGCTTCCGATACTCCTGATAGCTGGGATCGTAATTGGTGTCAGACGCAATGGGTGGCAGTTCCTCTCCGGACCTTATCTGACGCAATCGGACCTTCCTCCCGAGTTGATGAGTATGCATGACGACGGCGAATATGTTGATGCCGTTGTTGGGGATAGTCTGTCCGGTACAGTTCGAGATGCAATGACCTTCGGAGACCACTTCAGGCTGGCCTGGCGGGATCGTGTGTCTCCAGTTCGGGTCGATGCCGACGCTGAGGATGCCGGCGTCGTGAGTGCGCAGCCGGTCCGTGTAATGCAGACGCAAGCCCGAGCTGTCGGTGATGTCCACCTCCATCTGCGGATTCGTGTAATGCGTTTCCAGCATGTAATAACGCGGGCCCTCGTGCGGGTCCAACGGGTATCCGGCCTCCAACGGATAATTGAACCCCTGCGAACAAAAAAGTCCAGAGAAAAACGCGATTACAAGGCAGCCTCGAGAGATCACCGGAATCGCCGGATAATTGGATCAGTTTTCGGAGCATCGTACGCAGGTGCCAGCTACGATTAAAAGCCGCCGAGATACGGCCCTTAATCGCGGAAATATTTCCATACCCATTTCCATCCCCAAATTAGGGGAATTCGTTTATTTATTCGTGCGGGTTAACGCTGTTAACGTTCTCCGGTTCTATCGCGAGATAGACTCGGCATCGATTCTTGCAGCGATCGTTGCTTATCTCATCGATTccatgcgtttatggcaaaattgAACAGGCGCGATTTAACCCCTTGGCGTATAATAACGACTTCAAACAAAATTGTACTATGTACGGATATTgcgacaaaataaaattccattgttccttgaatattcattttctTTCCTCCACTGTGAAATTATTGAGGACAAGAAAACTCTGATCACCGCAATCGCAAAGAAAATCGCACGACAAGGGGTTACagcagtggacatattgaaagagtttaagaatatcaatgtgTTAATTTCAGccaattaaaatttcttaacCGTTCTAAATGAATAGATTATTAAGGTTACATACGTGTGGGAATATAACTGAAATAGAGGAACTTCGGACCGCAAAGGATTATGTTTGAAGTAGCTTGAAATAGTTGTTTGCGTCTCATGTATGTATATTAATGATTTATTTCCAACATTTCCAGGGATCGTGGGATCGAAATTTCTGGTGGAACCGCGTAAGAGAATATCGTGTGGTCTATTTTCGAGAAGAGGCCTCTCGGTTGATGACCGACTCTTCGAATTGAGCTATTCAGGTCGTCGACCCATTCTCTCTAACCATAGGGTTGCAACGGTGACGGCTTACACGgtgctcgctgcacgctgcatATAATATTACACACGTTATTTCAGCAACTTCTGCCTAATGCGTGCATTATCATTGCGACTACATTACGTGGGGTGTATTAAACGTTTCGGTATCGTAACGGGGAGAACAAATTCGGGGAGAATATTGTACACGAGTAATAGTAAATTCTTAGCAAGCTTTACGATATAATTagatatattttaataaaactgGATAAGTAAGGACGGCTTGTTCCTGACGGACTGAAGTTCAACATTTCTATCCTCCCCGAGTCGCATAATTTAATTCCACACGCAACCAAAAATCGGTAAATATTGTTCATCATTTCAGACTTCGATACGT is a window of Halictus rubicundus isolate RS-2024b chromosome 4, iyHalRubi1_principal, whole genome shotgun sequence DNA encoding:
- the Olf413 gene encoding DBH like monooxygenase olf413, which codes for MKAVIASCFLLVFVLAGGGVLSVDWKHSAALDDKFLVLWTPGENDIMFEIQVKTLGYVGFGFSKDDDRVRADMVIGWVDNNGQLHLQDRHVKDTSKDPEMDSSQDYTLLLGYENKTHTVLRFFRRYNTCDPRDFKITNDTMQVVWQYHKEEPASAAGVLPANGAVRGSRPLYLVQRDSQPRPSSRNQEAEQSLQTWDILNKQVRLPMDKDTLHSCRIVKMPNIHRKHHVVKYEPVIQPGSHDFLQHMTLYECRGNQTELESATKSSGSVSYQPSFQCTTIAAIWSLGSEGFNYPLEAGYPLDPHEGPRYYMLETHYTNPQMEVDITDSSGLRLHYTDRLRTHDAGILSVGIDPNWRHTIPPGQPEVVSEGHCISNCTGQTIPNNGINIFAVVMHTHQLGRKVRLRQIRSGEELPPIASDTNYDPSYQEYRKLQKPVRVYPGDHLIAECTYSSESRQAITLGGLTTRHETCLVSTLYYPRIELSLCYSLPSLPTVLQSLGIQKLVQSDNRTVIIEEPKELAGMTLEERLMSYDWVTNFQYFQEVTRVGTITPLCSTSKGPLPGTGNLEVHYPRILRPYEDASLPCSKKPLRNKLSMLLPEDTDIGAPVDPDSDETNAVERGQLVRSKVSRSSDGPAAGSSSARSVSFPVVLALAAMLVGGAAFR